One region of Acidimicrobiia bacterium genomic DNA includes:
- a CDS encoding 5-(carboxyamino)imidazole ribonucleotide synthase, whose translation METPVVSVLGGGQLGRMLALAGQPIGIDFRFLDPAADATAGSLGPLVVGELGDLAAVHEVARGATVVTYEWEGVPADAARAAAKHAPVRPDPRALDVAQDRLVEKQTFERLGIEVAPHAAIDDRAGLDAAVREIGLPAILKTRRGGYDGKGQLALNDAVDVDAAWGSLGGVPLILEGRIPFTRELSVLAVRGLDGDSRCYPLVQNVHADGILRESRAPAPDLAPALQAAGESIAHRLLDDLEYVGVLAVELFEHDGRLLANELAPRVHNSGHWTIEGADTSQFENHLRAILGMPLGSTEARGYAGMVNCIGTMSDAAAVARVGAAVLHDYQKKPRAGRKLGHITVVADAPDARDAMLLAVRELVEGARSR comes from the coding sequence GTGGAAACCCCGGTCGTTTCGGTGCTCGGAGGCGGACAGCTGGGTCGAATGCTCGCGCTCGCGGGCCAGCCGATCGGAATCGATTTCCGTTTCCTGGACCCGGCGGCCGACGCCACCGCCGGATCGCTCGGCCCCCTCGTCGTCGGCGAGCTCGGTGACCTCGCCGCGGTCCATGAGGTGGCGCGGGGCGCGACCGTCGTCACCTACGAGTGGGAGGGCGTACCTGCCGACGCCGCTCGCGCCGCCGCGAAGCACGCGCCGGTGCGCCCCGACCCGCGGGCACTCGACGTGGCCCAGGACCGGCTGGTCGAGAAGCAGACCTTCGAACGCCTCGGGATCGAGGTGGCGCCGCACGCGGCGATCGATGACCGCGCCGGGCTCGACGCGGCGGTGCGCGAGATCGGCCTCCCGGCGATCCTCAAGACGCGCCGCGGCGGCTACGACGGCAAGGGCCAACTTGCACTGAACGACGCGGTCGACGTCGATGCGGCATGGGGCTCACTCGGCGGCGTGCCGCTGATCCTCGAAGGGCGCATCCCGTTCACGCGCGAGCTCTCCGTCTTGGCTGTGCGCGGCCTCGACGGCGACTCGCGGTGCTATCCCCTCGTCCAGAACGTGCACGCGGACGGGATCCTGCGCGAGAGCAGGGCGCCGGCGCCCGATCTGGCGCCGGCACTCCAGGCTGCTGGCGAGTCGATCGCCCACCGCCTGCTCGACGACCTCGAATATGTCGGCGTGCTCGCGGTCGAGCTCTTCGAGCACGACGGTCGACTCCTGGCGAACGAGCTGGCGCCCCGAGTGCACAACTCCGGCCATTGGACCATCGAAGGCGCCGACACCAGCCAATTCGAGAACCACCTTCGCGCCATCCTCGGCATGCCCCTCGGCTCCACAGAGGCGCGCGGGTACGCGGGGATGGTCAACTGCATCGGCACGATGTCCGACGCTGCCGCGGTTGCGCGCGTCGGCGCCGCAGTGCTCCACGATTACCAGAAGAAACCGCGTGCAGGGCGGAAGTTGGGACACATCACGGTGGTCGCGGACGCTCCCGATGCGCGCGACGCGATGTTGCTCGCGGTGAGGGAGCTCGTGGAGGGTGCGCGTTCGCGTTGA